A genomic segment from Nicotiana sylvestris chromosome 1, ASM39365v2, whole genome shotgun sequence encodes:
- the LOC104248974 gene encoding putative invertase inhibitor, whose amino-acid sequence MKPLSSFFLLLSLFLSLFFLLFHGSEAQNLIQNTCKTCSKDDPNIKYGFCTSSLQAAPASQCATLRGLGMISIRLIRYNVTDTRCHIKTLMKEKKLDPYVRRCLSDCFELYSDAIPSIKLAMKSYNAKKYYDANIQISSIMDATTTCEDGFKEKAGVVSPLTKRNEITFQLSAVALSVMNLIKNNGSTG is encoded by the coding sequence ATGAAGCCTCTTTCctctttcttccttcttctgtccCTATTTCTCTCCTTATTTTTCCTACTATTCCATGGCTCAGAAGCCCAGAATTTAATACAAAATACTTGCAAAACATGTTCAAAAGATGATCCAAATATTAAGTATGGTTTTTGCACTTCATCTCTACAAGCTGCTCCAGCCAGTCAATGTGCTACTCTTCGTGGACTCGGGATGATTTCGATTAGGTTAATTCGATACAACGTTACTGATACGAGGTGTCATATTAAGACTTTAATGAAGGAAAAGAAATTGGATCCTTATGTAAGAAGGTGTTTGAGTGATTGTTTTGAACTTTATTCAGACGCTATTCCGTCTATCAAGCTTGCTATGAAGAGTTATAACGCGAAAAAATATTATGATGCTAACATACAAATAAGTTCAATTATGGATGCTACCACGACCTGTGAAGATGGATTTAAGGAGAAAGCTGGTGTTGTGTCACCATTAACAAAGAGAAATGAAATCACTTTTCAGTTGTCTGCAGTGGCACTTTCTGTTATGAATCTTATTAAGAATAATGGGTCAACTGGTTGA